A window of Gemmatimonadaceae bacterium contains these coding sequences:
- a CDS encoding protein kinase, whose protein sequence is MLSPSALGSRYRVDHELGRGGMAAVYEADDVAHHRHVAIKVLDSSVGAALGAERFLREIQVAAGLQHPNILPVYDSGESEAGGLLYYVMPVVRGASLRAKLERERQLPIDDAVRIASQVAAALDYAHERGIVHRDIKPENVLLDGDHAFVADFGLAKSLEAANDSLTATGIALGTPAYMSPEQASGERVDGRTDVYALGCLLYEMLAGEPPFTGSSAQAVIAKRMAAPAPSVHVLRDNVPSNVEAAVARALSRAAADRFATAGEFAGAILAPPREQGAPGMSARARRRATTIGVAAALVLGATALLSRMYSTFIGPTAKAQSSHRWPGTDDSLAYDLFMKGKAQEVRRSEPAIGRSIDLYRASIARDSNFAGAWAGLARAVQFAQLWRYHIASVPVESLVPVMVRSSERAVELDTTSAEVWLARALALRGISPSTRRGMLDAVQRAIRIDSTKADAWVVLGTVWADSLVPRRAIEAYRRAIALNPRQTNAMGYLSLVYLWNHDVDSALVWADSGTRVDPSQIFVRGALGLTRRERHEWALAATEYEAMLNIGTGPDRVEGWAGLAELAWRRGDRHAADTLLTRAIAGADTLHPTVHDAVYLAWGFASTGRREAAIRLLRRFDPPGDSHFQQHLVSDPVLDSLRSDPRVVALFREKPGRS, encoded by the coding sequence ATGCTCTCTCCCTCGGCGCTGGGCAGCCGATATCGGGTGGATCACGAGCTCGGCCGAGGCGGGATGGCGGCCGTGTACGAGGCGGACGACGTCGCCCATCACCGTCACGTCGCGATCAAGGTGCTCGACTCGAGCGTCGGCGCGGCGCTCGGCGCCGAGCGGTTCCTGCGCGAGATCCAGGTTGCGGCCGGGCTTCAGCACCCCAACATCCTCCCGGTCTACGACTCGGGCGAGTCCGAGGCCGGCGGCCTGCTGTACTACGTCATGCCCGTCGTGCGCGGCGCGTCGCTGCGCGCGAAGCTCGAGCGGGAGCGACAGCTGCCGATCGACGACGCGGTGCGCATCGCGTCGCAAGTCGCCGCGGCGCTCGACTACGCCCACGAACGGGGAATCGTCCACCGCGACATCAAACCCGAAAACGTTCTTCTCGACGGCGATCACGCGTTCGTCGCCGACTTTGGTCTCGCGAAGTCGCTCGAAGCGGCGAACGATTCGTTGACCGCGACCGGAATCGCGCTTGGAACGCCGGCGTACATGAGTCCCGAGCAGGCGTCGGGCGAGCGCGTCGACGGCCGTACGGACGTCTACGCGCTCGGCTGCCTGCTCTACGAGATGCTCGCCGGCGAACCGCCGTTCACGGGTTCGTCGGCACAGGCCGTGATCGCGAAGCGGATGGCCGCGCCGGCGCCGAGCGTGCACGTGCTCAGAGACAACGTTCCGTCGAACGTCGAAGCGGCGGTCGCGCGGGCGCTGTCCCGGGCCGCGGCGGATCGCTTCGCGACCGCCGGGGAATTCGCCGGCGCCATCCTGGCGCCGCCGCGCGAGCAGGGCGCGCCCGGGATGTCCGCCCGCGCGAGGCGGCGTGCGACGACGATCGGCGTTGCGGCGGCGCTCGTGCTCGGCGCGACGGCGTTGTTGTCACGAATGTACTCGACGTTCATCGGACCGACGGCCAAAGCGCAATCGTCGCATCGCTGGCCCGGCACCGACGATTCGCTCGCGTATGATCTGTTCATGAAGGGCAAGGCGCAGGAGGTGCGCCGCAGCGAGCCCGCGATCGGCCGGTCCATCGATCTCTATCGCGCATCGATCGCGCGTGATTCGAACTTCGCAGGCGCGTGGGCTGGATTGGCGCGCGCCGTGCAATTCGCCCAGCTCTGGCGTTACCACATCGCGAGCGTACCGGTCGAGAGTCTCGTTCCGGTGATGGTTCGCTCGAGCGAGCGGGCGGTTGAACTGGATACGACCAGCGCGGAAGTGTGGCTTGCCCGCGCTCTCGCGCTGCGAGGCATCTCGCCGAGTACGCGGCGCGGGATGCTCGACGCGGTGCAGCGAGCCATCCGGATCGATTCGACCAAAGCAGATGCGTGGGTCGTGCTCGGCACCGTGTGGGCCGACAGTCTCGTGCCGCGGCGCGCGATCGAGGCGTATCGCCGCGCGATCGCGCTCAATCCGCGACAGACGAATGCCATGGGCTATTTGTCGCTCGTCTATTTATGGAACCACGACGTCGATTCCGCGCTGGTGTGGGCCGACAGCGGCACGAGGGTCGATCCATCCCAGATTTTCGTGCGCGGGGCGCTCGGCTTGACGCGGCGCGAGCGGCACGAGTGGGCGCTCGCGGCGACGGAATACGAGGCGATGCTCAACATCGGCACCGGGCCCGATCGTGTCGAGGGTTGGGCGGGCCTCGCCGAGCTTGCGTGGCGGCGCGGCGACCGGCACGCGGCCGACACACTTCTCACGCGTGCCATCGCCGGTGCCGACACGTTGCATCCGACGGTGCATGATGCCGTGTACCTGGCGTGGGGTTTTGCGTCGACCGGGCGCCGCGAAGCTGCCATTCGCCTGCTGCGCCGCTTCGATCCGCCCGGGGACTCACACTTCCAACAACACCTGGTGAGTGATCCCGTGCTCGACAGTCTCCGTTCCGATCCGCGTGTGGTCGCCCTGTTTCGCGAGAAGCCAGGGCGATCGTGA
- a CDS encoding OsmC family protein, with product MTAPASTLRTYDVGARSTDVFGRVLVSSRDHHFIVDGPVQNGCPGEEITPVELFLTAVAACGVELVHVIARDTNAPLDRVAVRIHGEVDRTKQARTDLTTLNAVRLDFTLWGTDGASAAALVEGFKRR from the coding sequence ATGACCGCTCCCGCTTCCACTCTTCGCACGTACGACGTCGGCGCGCGCTCGACCGACGTCTTCGGCCGCGTCCTCGTCAGCTCGCGCGACCACCATTTCATCGTCGACGGACCGGTGCAGAACGGTTGCCCGGGCGAGGAGATCACGCCCGTGGAGCTGTTTCTCACGGCGGTCGCGGCATGCGGCGTAGAGCTCGTCCACGTGATCGCGCGCGACACGAACGCCCCGCTCGATCGCGTCGCCGTGCGAATTCACGGCGAAGTCGATCGCACGAAGCAGGCGCGCACCGACCTCACCACGCTCAACGCCGTTCGCCTCGACTTCACGCTCTGGGGCACCGACGGCGCCAGCGCCGCGGCACTCGTCGAGGGCTTCAAGCGGCGGTGA
- a CDS encoding glycosyl hydrolase family 18 protein encodes MQKFMLSLAMLAASHRLPAQQLEALWYSTGAERSTDSFLVHASHISIVSPQVFSFDNQGAIHGHLDKRLVDTAHARGVKLVPLVVNPGFNQPLIHRILNVASVRRRAIESLVALCRDQHLDGIQFDIENVNVVDKNAFTSFVRDAVARLHAANCSVSAAVVPRTGEDPGPSAYHKWIFENWRGAYDYKALAESLDFLSYMTYAQHTGGTPPGPVAGYPWMEECLQYVLSLGVPPSKISLGIPSYSDHWFASYDSANGARSKAGDSEFSKIDSLVRTFHLTPTWDDREKSSYAFWSNAGVFEHVWIEDARAFAAKLELVRKYKLRGYSVWVLGTEDPRVWELPLN; translated from the coding sequence GTGCAGAAATTCATGCTTTCCCTGGCGATGCTCGCGGCGTCGCACCGTCTGCCGGCGCAGCAGCTCGAGGCGCTTTGGTATTCCACCGGCGCCGAACGAAGCACCGATAGCTTCCTCGTCCACGCGAGCCACATCTCGATCGTCTCGCCGCAAGTGTTTTCGTTCGACAACCAGGGAGCGATCCACGGGCACCTCGACAAGCGCTTGGTGGACACCGCGCACGCGCGCGGGGTCAAGCTCGTTCCGCTCGTCGTGAACCCCGGATTCAACCAGCCGCTCATTCACCGAATCCTCAACGTCGCGTCCGTCCGTCGGCGCGCGATCGAGAGCCTGGTCGCGTTGTGCCGCGACCAACACCTCGACGGAATTCAGTTCGACATCGAGAACGTGAACGTCGTGGACAAGAACGCCTTCACAAGCTTCGTCCGCGACGCCGTGGCGCGACTCCACGCGGCGAACTGCTCGGTCTCGGCGGCCGTCGTGCCGCGCACCGGCGAAGATCCGGGTCCGAGCGCCTATCACAAATGGATCTTCGAGAACTGGCGCGGCGCGTACGACTACAAGGCGCTCGCCGAGTCGCTCGACTTCCTCTCGTACATGACGTACGCGCAGCACACTGGCGGCACGCCGCCGGGCCCGGTCGCCGGGTATCCGTGGATGGAGGAATGCCTGCAGTACGTTCTCTCGCTGGGGGTGCCTCCCTCGAAGATCTCGCTCGGCATTCCGTCCTACTCCGACCATTGGTTCGCCTCGTACGACTCGGCGAACGGCGCCCGCTCGAAGGCCGGTGACTCGGAGTTCTCCAAGATCGATTCGCTGGTCCGAACGTTCCATCTGACGCCAACGTGGGACGACCGTGAGAAGTCGTCGTACGCCTTCTGGAGCAACGCGGGCGTGTTCGAGCACGTGTGGATCGAAGACGCGCGCGCGTTCGCGGCCAAGCTCGAGCTCGTGCGGAAGTACAAGCTGCGCGGATACTCCGTGTGGGTGCTCGGAACAGAAGACCCGCGTGTATGGGAGCTGCCCCTCAACTGA
- a CDS encoding formyltransferase family protein, producing the protein MSGFDNARTILKTLRDAKAWKPASFGALSDGLVHRNRNALLGISEQEHLVAAAEWLARAQDAQADGGVSGRFLVGRGWSSSYPETTGYIVPTFLALESEAGMRGYRGRAQRCIEFLLGVQLPSGAFPGLEIAENRDKPSIFNSAQILNGLTGWHRATGDDTTLGAARRVADWLIDAQDDDGAWRKHLYGSGKTYTYMAHAACWIAEFGEHVGDARYLDAARRHLEWVLAHVDDSTGWIEDCGFEGPPGTRDAVTHTIAYTIWGVLFMSRVLGHERGMSAARRAARAVARRVGISKWLPGRLDAQWKGTTTYACLTGNAQMALIWLELHRLESDPALVSAAFTVLDLVKRAQLMRSSEPGLRGGVGGSDPLWGGYIHLAVPNWAAKFFIDALLAKRRTLAGMTDLPVRGHDTATDVPTGLPRALPSAVHASGGAQRPRVVLLADEHGHKVEQFLDAWSSWGFRPDGVVVRRLPEPSTLERMRTHVRDRGLVSVARRVLGVRTSERSNGSSSAMRASTGRTAGTVGTHSGTPVSAFCAARGIPTVIVESRDDPADVERVRSLRPDLFVYAGYGILRARMLSVAPLGTLNAHMGILPPIRGMNATEWSAFTGTPVGCTIHLIDTGIDTGDVILVEQVDSAGADSIGELRDRVDLAQVDALGRVVRWVLEHGKLPPTYAQRADEGRQYFPMHPELRELLEVHLAGHRVTGHRDTGTA; encoded by the coding sequence ATGAGCGGCTTCGATAACGCGCGCACGATCCTCAAGACGTTGCGCGACGCCAAGGCGTGGAAGCCCGCGTCCTTCGGCGCGCTGAGCGACGGGCTCGTCCACCGAAATCGAAATGCGCTGCTGGGGATATCCGAGCAGGAACATCTCGTCGCCGCCGCGGAGTGGTTGGCGCGCGCGCAAGACGCGCAGGCGGACGGCGGTGTTTCAGGGAGGTTCCTCGTCGGTCGTGGCTGGTCGTCGTCGTACCCCGAAACGACCGGATACATCGTTCCAACTTTTTTGGCGCTCGAGTCGGAAGCGGGAATGCGCGGCTACCGCGGCCGCGCGCAACGCTGCATCGAATTCCTGCTCGGCGTGCAGCTTCCGAGCGGCGCCTTCCCCGGCCTCGAGATCGCCGAGAATCGCGACAAACCCTCGATCTTCAACTCGGCGCAGATTCTCAACGGGCTCACGGGATGGCATCGCGCGACCGGGGATGACACGACGCTCGGCGCCGCGCGCCGTGTGGCCGACTGGCTGATCGACGCCCAAGACGACGACGGCGCGTGGCGAAAGCACCTCTACGGTTCGGGGAAGACGTACACGTACATGGCGCACGCCGCGTGTTGGATCGCCGAGTTCGGCGAGCATGTCGGCGACGCGCGCTACCTCGACGCCGCGCGCCGCCATCTCGAGTGGGTGCTGGCGCACGTCGACGACAGCACGGGTTGGATCGAGGACTGCGGCTTCGAGGGACCGCCGGGCACGCGCGACGCCGTCACGCACACGATCGCCTACACGATCTGGGGCGTGCTGTTCATGTCGCGGGTTCTCGGGCACGAGCGCGGAATGTCCGCGGCTCGGCGCGCGGCTCGCGCCGTCGCGCGCCGGGTCGGCATCTCGAAGTGGCTCCCTGGGCGGCTCGACGCGCAGTGGAAGGGAACGACGACCTACGCCTGCCTTACCGGCAACGCGCAGATGGCGCTCATCTGGCTCGAGCTTCACCGCCTCGAGAGCGACCCCGCGTTGGTGAGCGCCGCCTTCACCGTGCTCGATTTGGTCAAGCGCGCGCAGCTCATGCGCTCGAGCGAGCCCGGTCTTCGTGGCGGCGTCGGCGGTTCGGACCCGTTGTGGGGCGGCTACATCCATCTCGCCGTACCGAATTGGGCCGCGAAGTTCTTCATCGACGCGCTGCTCGCGAAGCGACGCACGCTCGCGGGCATGACGGATCTTCCGGTACGAGGCCACGACACCGCGACCGACGTTCCGACGGGCCTGCCGCGCGCGTTGCCATCCGCGGTGCACGCCTCCGGCGGCGCTCAACGTCCGCGCGTCGTTCTACTCGCCGACGAGCACGGACACAAAGTCGAGCAGTTTCTCGATGCGTGGTCGAGTTGGGGATTTCGTCCGGATGGCGTCGTCGTGCGCCGCCTTCCGGAGCCGTCGACGCTCGAGCGCATGCGCACGCACGTGCGCGATCGCGGTCTAGTGAGCGTCGCCCGCCGCGTGCTCGGGGTCAGAACGAGCGAGCGGTCGAACGGCTCGAGCTCCGCAATGCGGGCGAGCACGGGTCGCACCGCGGGGACGGTTGGTACCCATTCAGGCACGCCGGTATCGGCCTTTTGCGCGGCGCGGGGCATTCCGACCGTCATCGTGGAATCGCGCGACGACCCGGCCGACGTCGAGCGCGTTCGATCGCTGCGTCCCGACCTGTTCGTGTACGCGGGCTACGGGATTCTTCGCGCGCGCATGCTGAGCGTCGCGCCCCTCGGAACGCTGAACGCGCACATGGGAATCTTGCCGCCAATTCGCGGCATGAACGCGACCGAGTGGAGCGCGTTCACCGGGACGCCCGTCGGCTGCACGATTCATTTGATCGACACGGGCATCGACACGGGCGACGTCATCCTCGTCGAGCAGGTCGACTCCGCGGGAGCGGACAGCATCGGCGAATTGCGCGACCGCGTTGACTTGGCGCAGGTCGACGCGCTCGGCCGAGTCGTGCGGTGGGTGCTCGAGCACGGGAAACTCCCGCCAACGTACGCGCAACGCGCGGACGAGGGGCGTCAGTACTTCCCGATGCACCCCGAATTGCGCGAGTTGCTCGAGGTCCATCTCGCGGGTCACCGGGTCACCGGGCACCGGGATACGGGAACCGCGTGA